TGAGAGGGTCCCCGGGCAGCAGGGTGGGGTGGTGGCAGCTCTGTACCCAGGCTGGTGGCTCGCACACCCCACTGGAAGGTCTTGGCTTCatctgcacagacacagcccctGTAGGTGTCCCCTGCACTCAGTgacacctccagctctgccGACTCTGCTAGTGTCACCTGAACCTGTGGGGGGCACAGCCGTGGCTCCATCAGCCCCCAGAGCCAGGGTCacctccccagcctcccccaAACTTGCCAGAGCATGGCACAGCTCCATCAGAGCCAGGGTCACCTCCCTGGCCTCCCCCAAACCTGCCAGagcatggcacagccccatcagaGCCAGAGTCACCTCCCTGGCCTCCCCCAAACCTGCCAGAGCATGGCACAGCTCCATCAGAGCCAGGGTCACCTCCCTGGCCTCCCCCAAACCTGCCAGAGCATGGCACAGCTCCATCAGAGCCAGGGTCACCTCCCTGGCCTCCCCCAAACCTGCCAGAGCATGGCACAGCTCCATCAGAGCCAGGGTCACCTCCCTGGCCTCCCCCAAACCTGCCAGAGCATGGCACAGCTCCATCAGAGCCAGGGTCACCTCCCTGGCCTCACCCAAACCTGCCAGAGCATGGCACAGCTCCCccacccctggctgtccccGCTCACCCGCAGGCACTGGCGCAGGTAGTTGAAGACGGTGGCCCTGAGGGTGAAGCTCTCGTGGCGCACCACGGCGtagggcagtgccagctccacAAAGAACGGCTGGAAGGCAGTGAGGGTgacagcaggggacagccccaggccCTGTGGGGCTGTACAGAACATCCCAGCCTCCCACTCTGTGATGGTGTCGGGCACTGTCACCGTCATCTCGGCAGAGCCGCTCTCCCTGCACGGAGAACATCGTGAGGCCACCCCACCGTGGCTGGTGGCATGGCCTGAGTGACACTGCTGGTGCCAGCCCACAGGGAGAAGGAGTCCTGAGGTCCCCAAGTCCCCTTGGGAGCTGTTCTCTCACCCCACAGGGACCAGGTCCCACAGCCACGTCTCTGGGAAGTAGGTCCGGGGTGCTGGGGGCTCTTCCACGTCCTTGATGCCTGGGCTGGCTAAGGTGAACAGTGGCATAATATCTTCATAAGTATTGCTTTCCACCTCCACATGGGATACTCTGAAGGGTCctggaaaaggcaaagcagaaCTTGGGAGCCTCAGGTCTCAGTTGGACCTTGCCTGCAGCCGGCACAAGGGTGACCAAAATCCttttccatccctgtccatcctcTTTGATGCCAAGGGTGTTTTCTGGATAGCTCCAAGTCCCCCTGAGGACACAGCAGCCAGGACTGGCCACCAGCTCTTTGCTCTtttcagcacaagggctgtgctCACCTCCAGGACCTGGCATTCCGATGGGGAGCCTGGGCGGGCAAGGCTCCCTGGTCTTGGTGAAGAGCTTCAGTGCTGCATCCTGtgaaaaagcagagattgtccacccccacagccagcaggagGAATATCCCCATTCCAGCAGAGAGTAGTCCCAGGGCTACAGAAAACAGGTGGAGAAGGAGCCTGGGCTTGGCAGGAAAGGGAAGTCCTTTGCCACAGGTGTGGCTTTCCCAGCACTTGGGAGAAGCAcgggcagctccaggatggggaGGAACTGGCAGGCCCAGGGGCTTCACCTGGAATAACTGGTAGGGTTCCCTCTTGGGGTGCAGCCAGGCACATAATGGTTGATCCTGGATGCTGTGGGGGTTGCTGAATTTGGGCAGTGCTTTGTAGACCTGCAAATAAAGACATGGAAAACCCTCAtttccagagcacagggctctgcccacTGCAGCACTGGCTCCATGTGAGGGACGCTTGAGCCAACATCATCCCAccccagctcaggctgctcctggggctgcagggggactccaggcagggccagcactCACAGCCTCAGCGTTGAGCTCAGCCTCAGGCTTGAGGAGCAGCACACTGCGATCCACGGCCCGCACAGCGCACAGGgagcccggggccgcccccagctgcagcctcagcgccgcccctggcagggccctggcCTCAGAAAATGCCATCttcacctgcacagggacacagggacagagggcagTCACCTCCTGTGGAGGGCAGACCCAGCCATGTGACAgcgttcacaggggtctgaggatgggggaagagacgaggatctgactccatgtttcagaaggctgattcattattttatgatatagattatattaaaactatactaaaagaatagaagaaaggatttcatcagaaggctagataagaatagaatagaaggaatgaataacaaaagcttgtgtctcagacagagagtccgagccagctgactgtgattggccattaattagaaacaaccacatgagcccaatcccagatgcacctgttgcattccacagcagcagataaccattggttacattttgttcctgaggcctctcagcttctcaggaggaaaaatcctaaggaaaggatttttcataaaagatgtctgtgacacagccACACATAGCGAAGGCTCTTCTCAGAGGGTTTGGGAGCAGAGAATGGGTTGGGAGACCCTGACACTGTGATGCTCCTGGGGTGGGATGGATCCCAAGGCAGCAGCCAtgggcagcccagctcctctcacCTGGTTGGGGAAGCACTTGGCCACAGAGAGCTCAGTGACATCAGCCACCATCTCGCCGTTGGGCAGCAGCACATAGACCAGAAGCTTGGCCATGGGTGCCAGCTCCAGCCCgatgggcagctccagggagagggaGGCTCTCTGTCCTGGGCCATGGAAAGGGGACAGACGTTacccagagaaactgtgcctgctccagccctggaagtgtccaaggccaggttggacagagcttggagcaccctgggagaGTGCAGGGTGTTCCtacccagggcagggggatggaatgggatgggcttggaggccccttccaacccaaatcattcatggctctgtgaggagcaggcacagggagcagagccctgcacagcccctccaTGCTATGGGACATaccaggctctgcagagacTTCTTTCCTGAAGATGCTCATAATGGACCCCTTGGCCAGGACCTGCAGAGGAGGgggtgaaaacaaaacagatgcTGAGTGTGGAATCAAAGTTCCCTGGTAGAGGATGGACCCACAATGAGAGTTCTGGGATGATTTCTGACCATGCCCAGTCTCCAGCCCCCCACCAGCTCCCATGGGGGTGCAGGCCCCACAGTGGCAGTAGCCACCTCCTCTGACAGGTCCCTCAGTCCctccaggacaggctgctcattgtcctgtccctggggacaccacCATGAACAACGTCTGTGGAGATATGGCCCTTCCCACAGAACCACCCTgattcctgctgccctccctccctgggccAAGGCTCACCATGAAAACCAGATCCAGGTTCCTCAGCTGAGTGCCTAAAGCCTTCTTGCCAAAGATGGAATCCacatggagcagctgggagtggCCGCAGGGCAGCTCCCCCCGCGGGGCGCGGATGTGCAGGAAGCTCCTGCTCTTGGACGAGTAGGGCACGAGTGTGAGAGAGGCACCTCGGGGCCTGAGGGAGCCCTCCTGGCTCTCAGCTGTCCTGTTGGCTTCAGCCTGAGGGGGGAATCGGGGGGTGaatccagcagcagcccccgaGGCTGGTGCAGCTCCAAGGCCTCACCCCACTGGAGGAGCGGGGGACAAAGGTGGGCACTAACCTGCAAGGAGACCCGGTCACCCCAGCCAGAGGTGTCCAGCTGGAAGGAGGCTCTCCCTGAGCTGTCAGTCAGGAAGCTTTGTGTCCTCTTTTCTCCCCGGTTGCTGATGGAGAGCAGGACCTGCCTCTGGGGCAGCCCAGAGCCATCGGCTTCCTGCAGCCGGatctgggcaggaaggaaggggagATGCTGCACTTtggggctgaagctggggcacaacagggctggggtgggcaggggcagggctgggagcagcaagggcagggctggggtgggcaggagcagggctgggagcagcagggacagggctgggagcagcagggacagcgctgggagcagcaggggcggggctgggagcagcagggacggggctgggagcagcagggacagggatgggagcagcaagggcagggctgggagcagcagggatggggatgggagcagcagggatggggatgggagcagcagggacagggctgggagcagcagggacagggatgggagcagcaggagcagggatgggagcagcagggacagggatgggagcagcagggacagggatgggagcagcaggggcggggctgggagcagcagggatggggatgggagcagcagggacggggctgggagcagcagggacagggatgggagcagcagggacagggatgggagcagcagggacagggctgggagcagcaggagcagggctgggagcagcaggagcagggatgggagcagcaggagcagggatgggagcagcagggacagggatgggagggacggggctgggagcagcagggatggggatgggagcaggaggggcagggatgggagcagcaggagcagggatgggagcagcagggacggggctgggagcagcagggacagggatgggagcagcagggacggggctgggagcagcagggacagggatgggagcagcagggacggggatgggagcagcaggggcaggtgagccccagggcagaggggagcCCTCGTTACCGTCCCGCTGTAGGGGAGGCCTGGCTTGTAGGCGTGATCGGGGTTCTCAAAGGTGACCGTGACAGTTTTGTGTAAAACCTTCCAGCTCTTGGTGCTCTTCATCTCCAGCCCTGTGGAGAGCCAGTGGGGAGCTCAGGGTGTTGCAGGACACAGCTTAGCTCTGGCCAGTGCCCCTGTCCCCTTGCAGAAAAGGTCCCTGGACATTTGGGTGTCACAGATgtgttttatgaaaatcctttcctcaggatatttttctcctgagaagctgagaggcctcaggaacaaaatgtaaccaatggttatctgctgctgtggaatgcaacaggtgcatctgggattgggctcatgtggttgtttctaattaatggccaatcacagtcagctggctcagactctctgtctgagacacaagtctttgttatcattccttcttttgctattcttagccagccttctgatgaaatcctttcttctattcttttagtatagttttaatataatatatatcataaaataatgaatcatATCATAAATCAATAAATcattctgaaacatggagtcaaatccccgtctcttccctcttcctcagacccctgtgaacaccaccacatttgGGCTTTcctccagcacagtttgcatCTCCTACAAGAGCAGCACAAGCCCTGTGGAATATTCCAGACCTAAAGCTGGGGTGCAGCTGGGGGCAGACACTTCAgaagaaaaggttcttcacccaagCAGCATCATGagggggctgggcagagggacaagccctgctctcctccctgcagccaggccaggcacTCCTGGTGTGACAGGAGTGAGGGACAAGCCTGGAGGccaccccagcagcctggctgagcccaCCACCCTGCACTGCCCgggctcagctcccagccctgccacagctgctgcatcaTGGAACAgcatttttccaggattttgagCCTGGCTCGGGATGGATTTTGAGCCTGGCTTTAGGATGGATTTTGAGCCTGGTTCGGGATGGATTTTGAGCCTGGCTCTGGCATGGTTGAGCCAAGGGCACTGCCAGCGTGGCACAGAGAGGTGGCATCTCCCAGTGCCTTAGGAAGGGTCCAGAACCCCTTTAATCTGGGGCCATCCTGCCCTTGCAGGGACTCCAGCGGCTGCTCAGGGGTGCCAGAGGCTGAGCCTGCTGGTATTCCTGGTGTCTGGTGCCTTGATGGCTATCAGCACTGGGAGTTCCAAGTGTTGCCAGGCTGCCCTGACCCACACCCCCACCCAAACCCCATCCTTGCATGTGCATCCCTAAACCCCAGCAGTGCTTTTGGGTGTTCCTGGAAAGCACCAATCCCTTGGGATGGCCGCACCCCCATCCCCACCTGTCCCATCCTCCACCAGCGATGCCTCGACTTCAAGTGTCTTCCttgaaaatgaagggaaaatcTTCTCCTTGGAGGCAGCCAGTGAAACCTCTGTGGAAAAACAGCTGTTCTTCCCCGTCTGGAGAGAAAATCAACCCCAtcagcagcattcctgggaaggagcccctgcagggacagcccagccccagccacactCACCTGCCCCATAACCCGGGTGCAGATCTTCGATATCCCATGAGCCCAGAAGCTCCCTCTGAGGCACAGGTCAGCCTGCACCTTCCCCTGGACGGGCTTCCCGTAGGTGTAgctgtgtggggacaggggagaggCTGTGTGAGGACAggggagaggctgtgctggggagcccccactgtcacagacatcttttatgaaaaatcctttcttaggatttttcctcttgagaagctgagaggcttcaagAACAATGTAAACAATAactatctgctgctgtggaatgcaacaaatagatctttgattggcccatgttagttgtttttaattaatggccaatcacaatgagctggctcagacagagagtccgagccaggcctttgttatcattctttctttttctattcttagccagccttctgatgaaatcctttcttctgttcttttagtatagttttaatacaatatatatcataaaataataaatcagccttctgaaacatggagtcagatcctcatctcttccctcatcctcagacccctgtgaacacggtcacaccccACCCCGCCGGATCCCCCCCATCTCCCCTGTTCCCTTCTCCCCTCTCACCGCCCGCAAATCTCCACCGGGATCTTCTCGTCCTGCTCCCCCAGAATGCTGGGGAGGTGAATGGTCACCTCAAACTTGGGCAGCACTGTGGACAGGCACAAGGACATGAGGCAAAGTGGAAATATTCcagggtagaaatccattttgatttaggtgaaatgtatATTTTTGAGTTGAGTCTGTGGTTAGAAACCATAGCTATTTAGCCTGACTGCAGAACctaggctcagagaaactgcttcagtgaaggacagagataaggggggGGGAGACAGAGGGTGATAGAGACAAagagactgctgtgagagcaggtcaacctgacctaggaattctttctgataaagaagaactagCGGCAAATGTCATGTGAAATTcgtaaaaatgaatatgtatgaacctattgtgatATTGCATGCATATGTATCTGAGAGGGCGATAAAAAAGGACCTGAAGTTCCCAGAAGTACACATGTCATTTTAGGGGAATGATTCCCACTTGCATCCGGTGCtgtaataataaacataccggctttacaactttcacaaagttgtggagttttgatTATCTCCGCAAAACAGACATGGAGGGGTCACTCCCAGGACAGTGACAACACCTcctgggtggctgcaggggtCGGGACCTGCTGCCCATGGTGGGGTTCCCCTTTCCCAGAGCCCCGTACCGTATTCCTCCACGCTGAAGGAGTGGCTCTTGCTCCCCACATTGATGGTGTAGGTGCCCAGCGCCGGCTCCGAGGCCAGCGGGAGGGACAAATCCACGATTCCCTGCTGAGGGCTCAGCTCCCGCCACTGCGCGATGCGATTCCCGCTGGGATCCTGCCGGAGACACCGGGATCAGTGCCCAGAGAGCCGGCAGAGAGCCCTGGgccccctctccctgtcccactgGGGGTCCCAAACTGACCTGCAGGAACACCAGGGGCAGCTGGAAGGCAAAGAGAGAATGGTCAGAGGAGCAATTCCATTCTCTGGGGGCTCAGCAGGGTGGGCACGGCAGAGGGAGGGTGGGAAGCTGTGAGCTGTGAGCCCTCAAGGTGCTCTGGATGGATTTTGAGCCTGGCTCTGGATGGATTTTGAGCCTGGCCCTGGATGGATTTTGAGACTGGCCCTGGATGGATTTTGAGCCTGGCCTTGGATGGTTTtgagcctggctctgggatggATTTTGAGCCTGGCTTGGGATGGATTTtgagcctggctctgggatggattttgagcctggctctgggatggATTTTGAGCCTGGCTTTGGGCAGCATTCCCGAGGGGAAAGGTGACTCCCACAGCTCTCCCACggctgctgggacactgcagggagcctttgtcccctccccgtgtcccagccctgctctcaccTTCTGGCTGCTGGGGATCAGGTCCTTATCCAAAGAGACCACTCGGAACTTcactgggaaagggaatggaGATGGAGGAGCAGCTTCATCCCGCAGGGAGGGGAATTCCCCATGGGAAGGTGGAGGGAAACccaccctgagccctgccctgcccccagcagcacGGCCCACAGcgagcctggcactgccctgggcctgTGCTGGGCATTCCAGAGCATCCCGGGATAACCCAACCCAGGACATCCCGGGATAAACCCACACAGGAAACCCCGGGATAAAACCacacaggacaccccaggaTAACCCCCCCAGGACATCCTGGGATAAACCCACACAGGAAACCCCGGGATAACCCAACCCAGGACATCCTGGGATAACCCAACCCAGGACATCCCGGGATAACCCAACCCAGGACATCCCGGGATAACCCCCCCGGTTCCGGGCAGTGCAGGAGCACGGCTCGGCCCCCTTACCCCTGTCCTCactccagggctgtccccagggcagggggtccCTCCCGCCCCCTCACCTTCCTGCCCGGGTTTGTACACAGCCTTGTCGGTCTGGATGAACACCCCGGGGCTCGAAGCTCTCAGCAGCACCTTCTTCTTCTCGGAGACATCCAGGGACTCTCCTCGGATGGAGACGTGCAGGGACACGATCTCCTCCTTCCCTCGGGCGGGGGCTGGAGCCTGCGGGCATCAGCGGGCTCGGggtggggacaaggacagcGCCAGGGTGACCCCGAGCCCGCCCAGCCCCAGGATCCCCCCACAGCTGACgctggctgggggctgtgtacaaatcaccaacgggacaggactgctgggaacgtgccttgagctgtttgattttccagcatcagtctcattacatggttatgacaatgggaagatgccagcagctcacatcccaggcagcagactaAGAATTTAGTGTTAACAACTTATTTTgtaagttttttgaccaatcacacaaagcaaaagcacattgacagtagttccatccaaccactataagcacacgtacatttggttaaaacaatgcttgcttatttcaaatgcaATACCTGCTTGtcagccttaaaacacaatgcacagagctccattattaagcttcaaccttcctaatatcttgctagatatacttttctgtagcttagggagttattctagacaagcattaatacacagaccattgttctatttgtctttgcttttctacagtttaaataatttttctgctgatctatctcatggctgctgcttagctctaatcacaattctgctgcctctggggcctgcctttgcagctttcccaaaactcTCTAATTTCGCAGATTCCCACAACACCCAGGGACCATTCCAGCCGGGATAACCTGAATCCAGCTGAGCCTGAATCCATGGGGGAACCCAACAACCAAGGGTAGGAAACAGTCAGGGCGAGGGTGAGACCCTGCCACGAGATGGGGGAGTCAcatctgtccccagccctgatgGAAACGGCCTGGAGCTCCCACAGGGCCCCTCCACCTGCTCCTGGCTCCTTTGGGGTGACATTGGGGTGGCACTCACAGGGAAGGTGACGTTGAGGTACAGGTGGGGCTCCAGGACCTCTCTGCTGAGCAGGGTGGTGGGAGGGGTCCCgctgtccccctgcagctgcacacgGAGCTGGACGGGCCCCTGGAGGTCCCTGAGGTGCACCCAGAGCGTGGCAGGGTGCGGGTGgtacagcacagctggggacaccacCACGAAActcctggcagggacaagggacaggagagccctgggctgaggcACATCCAGCACAGAGAGTggaacagcccctgcagcacaggaaccACCCCAGggtcccctctctgctgctgggctgccctgagcgcctcagctcagctctgcaggtgagggaacaacagctcctggagccaccagggccaccagggccaccGGGGCCACCAGAGCCACCGGGGCCGTGTCCTCagtgctcctgggcagggagagcccccagcctgagcagctggggcaccctgggcagcaaCCAGGGCATGGGAGGGATCGAGTTCCACCAGGAACTGCAAAGGAGCCAAGGTTAAAGCacccagcaggcacagg
The DNA window shown above is from Molothrus aeneus isolate 106 chromosome 28, BPBGC_Maene_1.0, whole genome shotgun sequence and carries:
- the LOC136567140 gene encoding alpha-2-macroglobulin-like protein 1 codes for the protein MMPPALPILFTILLLSAGASGAPSFVVVSPAVLYHPHPATLWVHLRDLQGPVQLRVQLQGDSGTPPTTLLSREVLEPHLYLNVTFPAPAPARGKEEIVSLHVSIRGESLDVSEKKKVLLRASSPGVFIQTDKAVYKPGQEVKFRVVSLDKDLIPSSQKLPLVFLQDPSGNRIAQWRELSPQQGIVDLSLPLASEPALGTYTINVGSKSHSFSVEEYVLPKFEVTIHLPSILGEQDEKIPVEICGRYTYGKPVQGKVQADLCLRGSFWAHGISKICTRVMGQTGKNSCFSTEVSLAASKEKIFPSFSRKTLEVEASLVEDGTGLEMKSTKSWKVLHKTVTVTFENPDHAYKPGLPYSGTIRLQEADGSGLPQRQVLLSISNRGEKRTQSFLTDSSGRASFQLDTSGWGDRVSLQAEANRTAESQEGSLRPRGASLTLVPYSSKSRSFLHIRAPRGELPCGHSQLLHVDSIFGKKALGTQLRNLDLVFMVLAKGSIMSIFRKEVSAEPGQRASLSLELPIGLELAPMAKLLVYVLLPNGEMVADVTELSVAKCFPNQVKMAFSEARALPGAALRLQLGAAPGSLCAVRAVDRSVLLLKPEAELNAEAVYKALPKFSNPHSIQDQPLCAWLHPKREPYQLFQDAALKLFTKTREPCPPRLPIGMPGPGGPFRVSHVEVESNTYEDIMPLFTLASPGIKDVEEPPAPRTYFPETWLWDLVPVGESGSAEMTVTVPDTITEWEAGMFCTAPQGLGLSPAVTLTAFQPFFVELALPYAVVRHESFTLRATVFNYLRQCLRVQVTLAESAELEVSLSAGDTYRGCVCADEAKTFQWGVRATSLGEVNITVSTEALSSTEPCGNELPLVPAQGRVDTVIKPLLVQPGGILVEKTHSSLLCQEGAEEVSLEIPANILESSQRAHINVMGDILGNALQNLDRLLAMPYGCGEQNMVRFAPNIYIQQYLEKTGQLLPDIRAKAQGFLQSGYQRELLYKHDDGSYSAFGKSDSSGNTWLTAFVLKSFGQARAYVAIEERHITDALRWLQQRQRKSGCFRREGKLFQNTLQGGVSDELSLSAYVTAAMLELGLPTLEPVLSSALKCLEASPTDDPYTQALLAYVFGLAGLREQQQAQLQRLAQHSISADGQLYWKRKGQAQKALELSWAAAPSAEVEMTAYVLLAYLSQPSVSPADLGTASRIVRWLCKQQNPYGGFASTQDTVVALQALAKYAALTYGSNGDVTVTVTSPTGTVQDFVLDSSNRLVLQRAALPELPGTYGLRARGQGCALAQVTLRYNVPPPPSTGAFELRVETEPLPGTKNPRFLLRLWARYTGERPATNMVVIEAKLPSGYSPDKKSTVELKRQKLVKKVEVQPDQVTIYLDELSKEEKTFSFQAQQDFLVSNLQPATVSLYDYYETGDRVDVAYTAPPSSEKENA